Part of the Cuniculiplasma divulgatum genome, TGATCTTCAGGTATATGATTGAATATTTCTGGTTCAAGAACATATATTCCGGCATTCACCATATTTGTAAAAACCTCAGCAGCAGTAGGTTTCTCAAGGAATCTCTTAACAATATTATTTTTATCCTCAACAATACCAAACTGCGTTGGATCTTCAACTTCAGTTAGTACTATGGTTGCAATCTTTCCACTCTCCCTGTGTGACCTCACCGCCTCTTCTATATCAAAGTCAGCAAGAACATCTCCACTTGCTACAACAAAGGTATCATTCAGAAAACCCTCAACCATTTTTACAGAACCTGCAGTTCCTGCTGGTTCTCTCTCTACAGAATACAGTATACTCTGCTTCTGGTGCTTTGTTTTTATCAATCCTGAGATCAGTGCTTCGAATTTATATCCTGTAGTAACTATGATATCTTCAATGCCAGCCTGTGCAAACGATCTAATTGGGTATTCCATACAAGGTATACCAGCAATGGGTACCAGTGGTTTAGGTATTGCATAGGTTATTGGCCTCAGCCTTGTTCCTCTTCCACCGGCCATTAAAACT contains:
- a CDS encoding sugar phosphate nucleotidyltransferase: MSLKGVLMAGGRGTRLRPITYAIPKPLVPIAGIPCMEYPIRSFAQAGIEDIIVTTGYKFEALISGLIKTKHQKQSILYSVEREPAGTAGSVKMVEGFLNDTFVVASGDVLADFDIEEAVRSHRESGKIATIVLTEVEDPTQFGIVEDKNNIVKRFLEKPTAAEVFTNMVNAGIYVLEPEIFNHIPEDQTYDFAKELFPKLLREGVEINTYHGKGAWLDTGRPRELILANQLMSEKYGNEINETNFKGKMIIRERPAGSDFTVTGSCYIGEGVKIGKNALIENSTVYDNAVIAENCNVRDSIIFENCSIGKKSTVSKSVIMKGTSIGKDCEVIESALSSNINIQDGSRIYNVSLSSESNNSLD